The Lysinibacter cavernae genome has a window encoding:
- the abaF gene encoding fosfomycin efflux MFS transporter AbaF produces MANQSVLNAGSLPPPDVQKAPSGLRRVVAAAMVGTVAEWYEFFLYGTASALVFGTHFFKQTGNPIDGVLAAFALYAVGFAARPIGGLVFGHFGDKIGRKQLLQLSLIVVGITTFLMGCLPTFDQIGYWAPVLLVTLRLIQGFAFGGEWGGAIILVSEHSPDNRRGFWASWPQAGVPAGNLVATLVLLGLSSWLPEESFLSWGWRVAFWFSAVVVLIGYWIRTRVDDAPIFKEALAKQALDENKQLGVVEVLRYHWRSVLIGIGARFAENILYYIVVTFSITYLKLVVDVDTTRILLLMFGAHAVHFFLIPLMGYLSDIIGRKPVYLVGAVLTAFWGFIGFPMMDTGNDWIIMAAIVLGLAIESMTYAPYSALMAEMFPTRIRYTALSLCYQFAPLLAGSLAPLIALSLLNAYDSSIPISLYLVVAAVISIVAVSLTKETKGKSLREVDEESAERIASLKK; encoded by the coding sequence GTGGCAAATCAATCGGTTCTTAACGCGGGATCACTCCCTCCACCAGACGTACAGAAGGCGCCATCTGGGCTGAGGCGTGTTGTCGCGGCAGCGATGGTCGGTACGGTTGCGGAGTGGTACGAGTTTTTTCTCTACGGCACCGCGTCGGCGCTGGTGTTTGGGACGCATTTTTTCAAGCAGACGGGCAACCCCATCGATGGGGTGCTAGCCGCATTTGCGCTCTACGCGGTTGGGTTTGCCGCGCGGCCAATTGGTGGCCTCGTGTTTGGTCACTTTGGTGACAAGATCGGGCGAAAGCAGCTGCTTCAACTCAGCCTTATCGTTGTCGGAATTACAACATTCCTCATGGGATGCCTGCCGACGTTTGACCAAATCGGCTACTGGGCGCCGGTTCTGCTGGTGACACTGCGTCTGATTCAGGGGTTTGCCTTTGGTGGTGAATGGGGTGGGGCCATCATCCTTGTGAGTGAACACAGCCCAGATAATCGGCGCGGATTTTGGGCAAGCTGGCCGCAGGCCGGCGTTCCCGCCGGAAACTTGGTTGCGACGCTTGTGCTGCTTGGGCTCTCAAGCTGGCTTCCTGAGGAAAGCTTCCTGTCGTGGGGGTGGCGGGTCGCGTTCTGGTTCTCTGCTGTGGTTGTACTGATCGGATATTGGATTCGCACGCGCGTTGACGATGCGCCGATTTTTAAGGAGGCGCTGGCAAAGCAGGCCCTCGATGAGAATAAGCAACTCGGCGTTGTTGAGGTGCTGCGCTATCACTGGCGTTCCGTGTTGATTGGCATCGGAGCTCGGTTCGCCGAGAATATTCTCTACTACATTGTGGTGACGTTCTCGATTACCTATCTCAAACTGGTTGTGGATGTTGATACCACCCGCATCCTGCTGTTGATGTTTGGTGCGCACGCGGTGCATTTCTTCCTGATTCCACTTATGGGGTATCTCTCGGACATTATTGGGCGTAAGCCTGTCTATCTGGTCGGCGCGGTGCTGACCGCGTTCTGGGGGTTTATTGGGTTCCCGATGATGGATACGGGGAACGACTGGATCATCATGGCTGCCATCGTGCTTGGGCTGGCGATTGAGTCGATGACCTATGCCCCGTACTCGGCTCTGATGGCGGAGATGTTCCCAACGCGCATTCGCTACACTGCGCTGTCGCTCTGCTATCAGTTTGCTCCGCTGCTTGCGGGCTCGCTTGCTCCGTTGATTGCGCTGTCCCTGTTGAATGCCTATGACTCGTCAATCCCGATCTCGTTGTACCTGGTTGTCGCGGCGGTGATCTCGATCGTTGCGGTGAGCCTGACCAAGGAAACAAAGGGAAAGTCACTTCGGGAAGTTGACGAAGAATCCGCCGAAAGAATTGCCTCGCTTAAAAAGTAA
- a CDS encoding bifunctional 3'-5' exonuclease/DNA polymerase encodes MYILVSSPPSAKGQIVLRQLDNEGQLFDTFFLDSVDFAGAVEALDEEGVRWVWSDTAHWYPGLLEQGVRVGRCHDLRLCHVILRNAEGAAGSELAHGPASAWDEASADRVIAGATLFDDLLDDGMSGPNDPGRTAALAGIPVSQSAAWAEISDEPGDNPYGDDESLAEFQRQLEAWLGSDRPGPLGLLLAAESAGALSAQEMRFFGIPWHVDVHNRILTEMLGPKPQFGGRPAKMERLAEQIRVALDAHGLNPDSPQDLLKALRRAGLDVSSTSKWELYNLKHPVIEPLLAYKKLSRLHTANGWTWLDTWVADGRFRPEYVVGGVVTGRWAAKGGGALQLPASVRGAVVADPGWSLVVADAAQLEPRILSALSGDLAMAEAGRGHDLYQALVDQGVVDTRDHAKVALLGALYGATSGQSAALMPRLTKAFPQAIRLVEEAARVGERGGIVSTWLGRSSPRPDKLWWVDAVLDSDTPAGPQRDRARQEARSWGRFTRNFVCQGSAAEWALSWLAGLRQRLAVLGEPGARPHLVYFLHDEVMVHTPEACAEQVIQAVRESAAAAGRLLFGEFPVEFPVEAVVVDNYGAAK; translated from the coding sequence GTGTACATCCTTGTTTCGTCGCCCCCGTCTGCCAAAGGGCAAATTGTGCTGCGGCAGCTCGACAACGAGGGCCAGCTCTTCGATACCTTCTTTCTCGATTCTGTCGATTTTGCGGGAGCAGTCGAGGCGCTTGATGAAGAGGGTGTGCGCTGGGTGTGGAGCGATACCGCCCACTGGTATCCGGGGCTCCTCGAGCAGGGTGTTCGAGTTGGGCGTTGTCACGACCTCCGCCTGTGTCACGTGATCTTGCGCAACGCAGAGGGGGCCGCCGGCTCCGAACTCGCCCACGGCCCGGCCTCCGCCTGGGATGAGGCCTCCGCCGACCGGGTCATTGCTGGCGCCACGCTGTTTGACGATCTGCTCGACGACGGCATGAGCGGCCCAAACGATCCGGGCCGCACGGCTGCTCTTGCCGGCATCCCCGTCTCGCAGTCCGCCGCCTGGGCAGAAATCTCGGACGAGCCAGGAGACAATCCCTACGGCGACGACGAATCCTTGGCCGAGTTCCAACGGCAACTCGAGGCCTGGCTTGGCAGCGATCGCCCTGGCCCGCTTGGCCTCCTACTCGCGGCGGAGTCTGCCGGGGCACTGAGCGCGCAAGAGATGCGATTCTTCGGCATTCCGTGGCATGTTGACGTGCATAACCGTATTCTTACCGAGATGCTTGGGCCAAAGCCCCAGTTTGGCGGGCGCCCTGCCAAGATGGAACGCCTTGCCGAGCAGATTCGGGTGGCCCTTGATGCGCACGGGTTGAATCCAGACTCTCCGCAAGACTTACTCAAGGCGCTCAGGCGCGCTGGGCTTGACGTTTCGAGCACGAGCAAATGGGAGCTCTATAACCTCAAGCATCCCGTTATCGAGCCGTTGCTTGCGTATAAAAAACTGTCAAGGCTGCACACGGCCAACGGCTGGACCTGGCTCGACACCTGGGTTGCCGACGGCCGTTTCCGGCCAGAATATGTTGTTGGTGGCGTGGTCACCGGTCGCTGGGCGGCAAAGGGCGGCGGTGCACTGCAGCTTCCCGCATCCGTTCGGGGTGCCGTTGTTGCCGATCCCGGATGGTCCCTTGTGGTCGCCGATGCCGCGCAACTTGAACCCCGCATCCTCTCGGCCCTTTCTGGTGACCTTGCGATGGCCGAGGCTGGTCGTGGCCACGACCTCTATCAAGCACTGGTCGATCAGGGCGTCGTTGACACCCGTGATCACGCAAAAGTTGCGCTACTTGGTGCGCTGTATGGCGCAACGAGTGGGCAGAGTGCCGCGCTGATGCCCCGCCTGACAAAAGCATTCCCTCAGGCTATTCGACTTGTTGAAGAGGCCGCGCGTGTTGGTGAGCGTGGGGGGATTGTGAGTACGTGGCTTGGCCGCAGTTCGCCACGTCCAGACAAGCTGTGGTGGGTCGATGCGGTGCTTGACTCCGATACTCCCGCCGGCCCGCAGCGAGATCGTGCACGGCAAGAGGCGCGCAGCTGGGGGCGTTTTACCCGCAACTTTGTCTGTCAGGGGAGTGCCGCCGAGTGGGCGCTGAGCTGGCTTGCCGGCCTCAGGCAGCGCCTCGCCGTTCTTGGCGAACCCGGTGCCAGACCCCACCTCGTCTATTTTTTGCACGACGAGGTCATGGTGCACACGCCGGAGGCTTGCGCCGAGCAGGTTATTCAAGCGGTACGGGAGTCTGCGGCAGCGGCCGGGCGGCTATTGTTTGGCGAGTTTCCGGTCGAGTTTCCCGTCGAGGCCGTTGTTGTTGATAACTATGGGGCGGCCAAATAA
- a CDS encoding ATP-binding cassette domain-containing protein, with translation MLQLSLLARDVRKHFSDRRVLDGIDLTVAPGSRVGLVGENGSGKSTLLRLLAGLDTPDSGVVDRPAATVYVDQDPVFADGVTVGGVFAKAVASAHDTVALLERLGEQLAVAGASEYEALAAEYSEVMEWAVDHDVWDADRRATLTADRMGIGGLDRSATVETLSGGQRARLALAAALIALPDALLLDEPTNHLDDAACQTLASFLRDFRGAVVLASHDRVFLDEICTDIVDLDAGFLGVDGNGGRRFGGNFSEYLAAKAAARARWERRYAEQQAEIMLLTERTAQGMESVAHGRGPRDNDKFIHAFKGQNVERTVARRVHAAEHQLELIERELVPKPPIPLSFDGSALKGGAADGLAIEASNLHVAGRLQLESMAVEAGSKVLVTGPNGAGKSTLLETIAGGIRPSSGSLKVRGRVGLLGQDARFAEPRRSVADSFTLATRRDVDVLRRLGLVQQRDLSRPIGALSLGQQKRVMLAIVVARQPSVVLLDEPTNHLSLVLVDELEEALRQTSATVLVASHDRWLRSRWVGERLELSA, from the coding sequence TTGTTACAGCTGTCTCTTCTTGCGCGCGATGTGCGCAAACATTTTTCCGACCGTCGTGTGCTCGACGGCATTGACCTCACGGTTGCCCCCGGCTCAAGGGTTGGGCTTGTTGGCGAAAACGGCTCGGGCAAATCGACCCTGCTTCGGCTGCTCGCTGGGCTGGATACGCCTGATTCCGGCGTTGTCGACCGTCCCGCCGCGACCGTGTACGTCGACCAGGACCCGGTCTTTGCAGACGGCGTTACCGTTGGCGGTGTCTTTGCGAAGGCCGTTGCGTCCGCTCACGATACCGTTGCCCTGCTCGAGCGCCTTGGTGAACAACTCGCGGTTGCTGGCGCCTCCGAGTATGAGGCCCTTGCCGCCGAGTATTCGGAGGTGATGGAGTGGGCCGTTGACCACGATGTTTGGGATGCCGATCGTCGCGCCACGCTCACTGCCGACCGGATGGGCATCGGTGGCCTCGACCGGTCCGCGACTGTCGAAACGTTGTCAGGAGGGCAGCGCGCGCGGCTCGCGCTTGCCGCAGCCCTCATCGCACTTCCCGACGCCCTGTTGCTCGACGAACCCACGAACCACCTCGACGATGCGGCCTGCCAGACGCTGGCATCGTTTTTGCGGGACTTCCGCGGCGCGGTCGTCCTCGCCAGCCATGACCGGGTCTTTCTCGATGAGATCTGCACCGATATCGTTGACCTCGACGCCGGGTTTCTTGGTGTCGACGGCAACGGCGGGCGCAGGTTCGGCGGCAATTTCAGCGAATACCTTGCCGCAAAAGCTGCGGCCCGTGCCCGTTGGGAGCGTCGCTACGCTGAGCAGCAGGCAGAGATCATGTTGCTCACCGAGCGCACAGCGCAGGGCATGGAGTCCGTCGCGCATGGACGTGGGCCTCGCGACAACGATAAGTTCATCCACGCGTTTAAGGGGCAAAACGTCGAGCGAACCGTTGCGCGTCGGGTGCATGCGGCCGAGCATCAGCTTGAACTTATCGAACGGGAGCTCGTCCCAAAGCCGCCTATCCCGCTGAGTTTTGATGGTTCCGCCTTGAAGGGTGGCGCGGCCGACGGGTTGGCCATCGAGGCATCCAACTTGCACGTGGCTGGCAGACTTCAGCTTGAGAGCATGGCGGTGGAAGCCGGTTCGAAGGTTTTGGTGACTGGCCCGAACGGTGCTGGAAAGTCGACCCTGTTGGAGACAATCGCGGGTGGCATCCGCCCGTCCTCCGGCTCGCTCAAGGTCCGCGGGCGAGTTGGGCTATTGGGGCAGGATGCGCGCTTTGCTGAGCCCCGCCGGTCAGTTGCCGACTCCTTTACCTTGGCCACACGCAGGGATGTTGACGTGCTGCGGAGGCTTGGGCTTGTGCAGCAGCGTGATCTTTCGCGTCCTATCGGCGCGCTCAGTCTTGGCCAGCAGAAACGCGTCATGCTCGCAATCGTTGTTGCCCGTCAGCCAAGCGTTGTGCTGCTTGACGAGCCGACGAACCATCTTTCGCTTGTACTGGTGGATGAGCTAGAAGAAGCGCTTCGCCAGACCTCGGCAACGGTTTTGGTGGCAAGCCATGATCGTTGGCTGCGATCGCGCTGGGTGGGGGAGCGGCTTGAGCTGTCGGCCTGA
- a CDS encoding LuxR C-terminal-related transcriptional regulator: MPDRLDIPRVPKGVIARERLVTRLDVATPLVVVRAPTGFGKTTLLAQWLSTCIASDQAAIYVDASRELMTRTSLLRLLSDAVTRLMPKDNTEVLMSIAADEADTDAAYGLLFDALHSMKLPTVIVLDGYEPLIAAECDPILLQLAEQLRRVRFIVATRSPLVLQPFDVEPRLDASYLGPQDLLLTAGEQREFGYASGAPTELTVGGVDARIPLVSRLLDVQSGQPSAPRLTQERVLAAEFSRLSASVAGRALLGFCETIAEAHTLTVSLASRMADSERAGDALEWAVFNGFGEWRVVHEVSAFVFEPAVRAALLKRRQSGSARASTTSSHDRAMWAFEAGLPVVGIEIALSIPDPTLAARFLRERWLSFNEGEAADAVELLKVLPARDIESSPALAMFLALAYNAQGKRVRAHSLFATVAQTVDRRGQDADPEEAFWSLAAASTAYRLIGSFSLAARRAQSAMDLVPRLSVAQREHLGEAYPLLLQMCGCSFLYDGQYEAAIDAFEEGIAVSDPLYPEALFHSASLLAGALAYRGSMARVRHIVAKIEDADPPAEWLSGFSAFMYRIARAYDALDRLDSEAAFRELDAVRPHLGTAEHWALFVALEGVALLCQGNAAQALAVIDASLVPDVHQETSPNIRAALLSVRVLALLSEGRVGAAKRQLKLMPVETTAIRAYRGLSQIIAKKPHKAMATLAEDIDPDGPVRELRGHAFAKLVYASAARRVGLRDVSREIAELAFETLDLAHSRLPLVLIPRKELLALAAQLGPERQDACSDLAGEDAICLDLFPHEMHTIALTAREMALLRDLPGELTLAQIAERHGVSGNTVKSQLRGLYRKLDASSRQDAVERATAEGVLLQVAPVSKRPR, from the coding sequence ATGCCGGATCGTTTGGACATCCCGCGCGTACCAAAGGGCGTTATCGCGCGTGAACGCCTTGTGACGAGGCTCGACGTGGCGACGCCACTTGTTGTTGTGCGAGCCCCGACCGGATTTGGGAAAACGACGCTGCTCGCCCAATGGCTCTCAACATGCATCGCCAGCGACCAAGCTGCGATCTATGTTGATGCGAGTCGTGAGCTTATGACCAGAACCTCTCTGCTCCGCTTGCTGTCCGACGCAGTTACACGGCTGATGCCAAAAGACAACACCGAGGTGTTGATGAGCATCGCTGCAGATGAGGCTGACACTGATGCCGCCTATGGCCTGCTGTTTGATGCGCTGCACTCCATGAAACTGCCCACTGTCATCGTGCTCGACGGCTACGAGCCGCTCATCGCCGCCGAGTGTGATCCCATCCTGTTGCAACTTGCGGAGCAGCTTCGCCGCGTCCGTTTTATCGTGGCGACTCGCTCGCCACTCGTGCTCCAACCGTTTGATGTTGAGCCACGGCTTGATGCCAGCTATCTCGGACCTCAAGATCTGCTGCTCACCGCGGGGGAACAGCGCGAGTTTGGGTACGCTTCGGGCGCGCCGACCGAACTGACTGTTGGGGGTGTTGACGCGCGAATACCGCTTGTTTCGCGCCTGCTTGACGTTCAGAGTGGGCAGCCGTCAGCTCCCCGCTTGACCCAGGAACGCGTATTGGCTGCGGAATTTAGCCGCCTCTCGGCTTCTGTTGCCGGCCGCGCGCTGCTGGGATTCTGTGAAACGATCGCCGAAGCGCACACGCTCACCGTGTCACTTGCTTCACGAATGGCTGATAGCGAACGAGCGGGTGACGCGCTGGAGTGGGCCGTTTTTAACGGTTTTGGCGAATGGCGTGTTGTGCACGAGGTGAGCGCGTTTGTGTTTGAACCCGCGGTGAGGGCAGCGCTACTCAAACGACGGCAGTCTGGATCGGCGCGGGCATCCACAACGTCGAGTCACGACCGAGCGATGTGGGCATTTGAAGCGGGCCTTCCCGTCGTTGGCATAGAGATTGCCCTCTCGATCCCAGACCCAACCCTTGCCGCGAGATTCCTGCGAGAACGGTGGCTGTCCTTCAACGAGGGAGAAGCCGCAGACGCGGTTGAGCTCCTCAAGGTCCTCCCCGCTCGGGATATCGAGTCGTCGCCAGCACTGGCAATGTTCCTCGCCCTCGCCTACAACGCGCAGGGCAAACGGGTTCGGGCCCATTCGTTGTTCGCCACGGTTGCCCAGACGGTTGATCGGAGGGGACAAGACGCTGACCCCGAGGAGGCCTTTTGGTCGCTTGCTGCGGCCTCGACGGCGTACCGGCTGATCGGCTCGTTCTCGCTCGCAGCCCGGCGAGCGCAGAGCGCAATGGATCTGGTGCCTCGTCTGAGCGTTGCCCAGCGAGAGCACCTCGGTGAGGCGTATCCGCTGTTGTTGCAGATGTGCGGATGTTCGTTTCTGTATGACGGGCAGTATGAGGCAGCAATCGATGCGTTTGAAGAAGGTATCGCAGTCTCAGATCCCCTCTACCCTGAGGCCCTGTTTCACAGCGCCTCGCTCCTTGCCGGCGCCCTCGCCTATCGAGGAAGCATGGCCCGCGTCCGACACATCGTCGCAAAGATTGAGGATGCCGACCCGCCCGCAGAGTGGCTCAGCGGCTTTTCCGCCTTCATGTATCGGATTGCACGGGCCTACGATGCGCTCGATCGGCTTGATTCAGAGGCGGCCTTTCGCGAGCTTGACGCCGTGCGTCCCCACCTCGGAACGGCCGAGCACTGGGCCCTCTTTGTTGCCCTTGAGGGGGTCGCCCTGCTGTGTCAGGGAAACGCGGCGCAGGCGCTCGCCGTTATCGATGCCTCGCTGGTACCTGACGTGCATCAGGAGACCTCGCCGAACATCCGTGCCGCCCTGCTGAGCGTGCGGGTTCTTGCGCTGCTCTCTGAAGGGCGGGTTGGTGCAGCGAAACGCCAGTTGAAGCTTATGCCTGTCGAGACGACGGCCATTCGCGCATATCGAGGCCTGAGCCAAATCATCGCGAAGAAGCCGCATAAGGCGATGGCGACGCTCGCAGAGGACATTGACCCTGACGGCCCTGTTCGCGAACTGCGCGGACATGCCTTTGCGAAGCTGGTCTATGCCTCGGCCGCCAGGAGAGTTGGCCTCAGGGATGTCTCTCGCGAGATTGCTGAGCTCGCGTTTGAAACCTTAGATCTTGCTCACAGTCGACTACCGCTTGTGCTTATTCCACGCAAAGAGCTCCTTGCGCTTGCGGCGCAGCTTGGGCCAGAACGGCAGGATGCCTGCTCTGACCTCGCAGGTGAGGATGCCATCTGTCTCGATTTGTTCCCTCACGAGATGCACACGATCGCACTCACCGCCCGCGAGATGGCGCTGCTGCGCGATTTGCCCGGTGAGCTCACCCTCGCCCAAATTGCCGAACGGCATGGTGTCTCTGGCAATACGGTAAAGAGCCAGCTGCGTGGGTTGTATCGCAAACTTGATGCTTCCTCGCGGCAGGATGCCGTTGAGCGGGCGACAGCCGAGGGCGTTCTGTTACAGGTTGCCCCGGTCAGCAAGCGCCCCCGATAG
- a CDS encoding LysR substrate-binding domain-containing protein produces the protein MTQSEPQHNDELADTESQTGSDAELDYETDLTEAGPDVPEPVLIVAFARGVVPTKWFRLWQQRFPESRLGSFRTDSTDQVAALADGRAGMSIIRFPVDTAGLNVIPLYTEIPVVVAPKDHEISALDSVDVADLDGLPLLPNADALPSWPEASVTLANGEYGPRTIEDVIELVAAGLGLVIVPQSIARLHARKDLIYRPLTAGEETRVGLAWREDDESPEIEDFIGIVRGRTAKSSRGTRAPEEKQPTAPKKRTPPPAKKKPGPRPFGTSRRPGGKKGRRR, from the coding sequence GTGACACAGAGCGAGCCCCAGCACAACGATGAGCTCGCCGATACCGAGAGCCAGACGGGCTCCGACGCAGAACTCGACTACGAAACGGATCTGACCGAGGCCGGGCCTGATGTACCTGAGCCGGTGCTTATCGTGGCATTTGCGCGGGGCGTTGTGCCCACCAAATGGTTCCGCCTCTGGCAGCAGCGATTCCCAGAGTCACGACTCGGGTCGTTTCGTACGGACAGCACCGACCAGGTCGCCGCGCTCGCCGACGGCCGAGCCGGCATGAGCATCATCCGGTTCCCCGTAGACACCGCCGGCCTCAACGTTATTCCGCTCTACACCGAGATTCCGGTTGTTGTTGCGCCAAAGGATCACGAGATTTCGGCGCTCGACTCAGTTGACGTTGCCGACCTTGACGGGCTTCCGCTGCTCCCGAATGCGGATGCCCTGCCCAGTTGGCCAGAGGCATCCGTAACCCTTGCCAACGGCGAATACGGCCCCCGCACCATCGAAGACGTTATCGAGCTCGTAGCGGCGGGGCTCGGCTTGGTCATTGTTCCGCAGTCAATCGCACGACTACACGCCCGCAAGGACCTCATCTACCGCCCGCTCACGGCTGGCGAAGAGACGCGCGTTGGGCTCGCCTGGCGCGAAGACGATGAGTCTCCAGAGATCGAAGATTTCATCGGCATCGTTCGAGGCCGAACGGCAAAAAGCTCACGGGGTACCCGTGCGCCAGAAGAAAAACAGCCAACCGCGCCAAAAAAGCGCACGCCTCCACCGGCAAAGAAAAAGCCTGGTCCCCGGCCGTTTGGCACGAGTCGCCGACCGGGTGGCAAGAAGGGCCGACGCCGGTAG
- the ypfJ gene encoding KPN_02809 family neutral zinc metallopeptidase, with the protein MTFNENARLDPSRVRRTSGRRGAVVGGGSVLGVIAIVVLSQLFGVDLSGLLGGGATSTEVSSTSTSESLEHCTTGSSANEDVDCRMVGAYNSLNTYWAGQVDGYRDPGLNLFTQSVSTRCGNATSATGPFYCPGDETIYIDTDFFDVLQSQFGATGGELSQMYIIAHEAGHHISTLTGAMSQADRSGTGPASDSVRIELQADCYAGAWVGSATTIKDSNGVTFLEPVTKAQIADALDAAATVGDDRIQQQGTGQINPDAWTHGSSEQRQRWFTTGMTSGPQSCDTLTVPAGQL; encoded by the coding sequence ATGACGTTTAACGAGAACGCGCGCCTTGACCCCTCTCGCGTGCGCAGGACGAGCGGTCGCCGTGGCGCCGTTGTTGGCGGAGGAAGCGTCCTTGGCGTTATCGCCATTGTGGTGCTGTCGCAGCTGTTTGGCGTCGATCTATCGGGGCTGCTCGGTGGGGGAGCAACCTCAACAGAGGTGAGTTCCACCTCGACCTCGGAGAGCCTCGAGCATTGCACAACAGGGTCGTCCGCGAACGAGGACGTCGACTGCCGGATGGTCGGAGCCTACAATTCGCTCAACACGTACTGGGCCGGTCAGGTTGACGGCTATCGCGACCCCGGCCTCAACCTCTTTACGCAGTCGGTGAGTACACGGTGTGGCAATGCGACGAGTGCCACCGGGCCGTTCTACTGCCCAGGCGATGAAACGATCTACATCGACACAGACTTCTTTGACGTTCTGCAGTCGCAGTTTGGGGCAACAGGCGGCGAGCTCTCGCAAATGTACATCATCGCCCACGAGGCGGGACACCACATTTCGACGCTCACCGGGGCGATGTCACAGGCCGACCGCTCCGGTACTGGTCCGGCATCCGACTCCGTACGGATCGAGTTGCAAGCCGACTGTTACGCCGGTGCCTGGGTTGGTAGCGCCACAACCATCAAAGATTCCAACGGCGTAACCTTTTTGGAGCCGGTGACCAAGGCGCAAATCGCCGATGCCCTTGATGCAGCGGCAACCGTCGGCGACGACCGCATCCAGCAGCAGGGGACTGGCCAGATCAACCCTGACGCCTGGACACACGGCTCATCCGAGCAGCGGCAGCGATGGTTTACGACGGGCATGACCAGCGGGCCGCAGTCGTGCGACACGCTCACCGTCCCGGCTGGCCAGCTCTAG
- a CDS encoding response regulator transcription factor, producing the protein MSDMSQAPIRVLLVDDQELIRMGFRLVIDSEDDLAVVGDASDGIQALASVASLAPDVVLMDVRMPGMDGIEATRQIAAKYPASKVIILTTFDLDEYAFAGLRAGASGFLLKDAKPVELLAAIRAVHAGDAAVAPRVTKRMIELFGNQLPGGNESSAGAGNSAERLAVLTDREREVFIAMAEGFNNAEIAQNLFLSESTVKTHVGRVLLKLELRDRVHAVILAHQINVV; encoded by the coding sequence ATGAGCGACATGAGCCAAGCCCCCATCAGAGTGCTTCTCGTTGATGATCAAGAACTCATCAGGATGGGCTTTCGGCTTGTCATCGACAGCGAAGACGACCTTGCGGTTGTTGGCGACGCCTCCGACGGGATTCAGGCGCTTGCCTCGGTTGCCTCGCTCGCGCCGGATGTTGTGCTTATGGACGTCCGTATGCCGGGGATGGACGGCATTGAGGCGACCCGTCAGATCGCGGCCAAATATCCGGCCAGCAAGGTCATTATCTTGACAACGTTTGATCTTGACGAGTACGCGTTTGCCGGTCTCCGGGCGGGCGCGAGCGGGTTCTTACTCAAGGACGCGAAGCCTGTTGAGCTGTTGGCCGCGATTAGAGCGGTGCACGCCGGTGATGCCGCAGTAGCTCCGAGAGTGACCAAACGGATGATCGAGCTTTTTGGCAACCAGCTGCCTGGCGGGAACGAGTCATCGGCCGGAGCTGGCAATTCGGCCGAGCGACTTGCCGTACTGACTGATCGGGAGCGAGAGGTATTCATCGCCATGGCGGAGGGCTTCAATAACGCGGAGATCGCCCAGAACTTGTTCCTCTCGGAATCAACCGTCAAGACCCATGTCGGAAGGGTGCTGCTCAAACTTGAGCTGCGGGACCGAGTGCACGCGGTGATCCTCGCGCACCAGATCAACGTGGTCTAG